The DNA window AGTTCGTAAAGTAAAACGTTCTGAAAGCGGTATGATTATGGATCCGGTTACTTTATTGGAAACGGCAACTGTGAAAGATGCCCTTAATCTGATGAGGGAAAATAAAATTGGTGGTATTCCTGTTGTAAACGATAAAAGAGATTTGATTGGAATTGTCACTAATCGTGATTTGCGTTTCGAAAAAAACCATAAACGTCCTGTGAAAGAAGTAATGACCAGCAAAAATATGGTGGTTGCTAAAGTGGGAACTGATTTGAAGAAAGCGGAACAAATTCTTCAACATCATAAAATTGAAAAATTACCGGTAGTTGATAAAAATGGAAAGCTGGTTGGACTCATTACCTATCGTGATATTATTAAAGTAAAAGTTCATCCCAATGCAAATAAAGATAGTTTAGGCCGACTTCGTGTTGCAGCTGCAATTGGTGTTACTGCCGATGCTGTTGAACGAGTGGATGCCTTAGTGAAATCTGGTGTTGATGCGGTTGTGTTGGATACAGCTCACGGACATTCCAAAGGTGTGGTGGATTCATTGAAAAAAATTAAGAAAGCATTTCCTGCCTTGCAAGTGGTTGTTGGAAATGTTGCAACTGCTGAAGCTGCTTTGGCTTTAGTGGCTGCAGGTGCTGATGCCGTTAAAGTTGGTATCGGTCCGGGTTCTATTTGTACAACTCGCATCATTGCTGGGGTTGGTGTTCCTCAATTAACGGCTGTAATGGAAGTGGCGAAAGCGCTAAAAGGGAAAGGTGTGCCATTGATTGCAGATGGAGGAATTCGTTTTACTGGTGATATTGTAAAAGCTTTGGCTGCAGGTGCAAGCTGTGTGATGATGGGTTCTATGTTTGCAGGTGTGGAAGAGTCACCTGGAGAAACCATCATTTTTGAAGGGCGTAAATTTAAATCTTATCGTGGAATGGGTTCCATTGAAGCAATGCAAATGGGCTCAAAAGACCGCTATTTCCAAGATGCGGAAGATGATATTAAAAAATTAGTTCCAGAAGGAATTTCCGGTCGTGTTCCTGTTAAAGGCAGTCTAGCTGAAGTGGTGTATCAATTTGTTGGTGGCTTGCGCGCTGGTATGGGATATTGCGGTGCTAAAACGATTACTGAGCTTCAAAAGGCAAAGTTCATTCGTATTACCAACTCCGGAATTCGTGAAAGTCACCCGCATGGTGTTTCGATTACCCGAGAAGCTCCAAATTATAGCAGATAATTATTTATTGTTAAGCTTAAAAAAGAAAAGGAATCCGGTTGGATTCCTTTTCTTTTTTAAGCTGATGAATTTCATTAAAACGACATAATAGGATTTGAATAAACTTTTGTATCCTTCAAAATTTCCTTTTCAATTTCATCCGTATTGATTTTGCCTTTTGGTCCTCTTGATATTTTTATAGACAGTGTTAATTCGTGTGCTTTTACACTGTTTTTGGCATCATTCAAGCCTGAGTTAATCATGTCGTAGCTATAGCCAAAAGTGAAATTGGCATGCTCAAAACCAATCACAATTGCATTCGCATCGTGCACACGATACCATCCACCAATCACAAAATCAAATTGTTCGTTGAAATGATAGTTGATATACAAACCTGCTGCTGGTTCAATATTCCCATTTTGGTTGTTTACACGAACAGCCGGACTTAAATCCACTTTGTTTTGTCCGAATATTTTTAATCCTGCTTGGTAGGAAAACCGCATTGGTAAGCGACCTTGACCACCAACCAAACTTTGGTTTGGTTGATTTAAATGATAGCCGGATAAACCCAAATAGGCATTCACTTTGGACTCAGACCGATTTGGATTGAAGAACCATAAAAAACCAAAGCCCAAATCCGGGTGTGTTACAGAACTATTTACTGAAGACTCGTTGGTGGGGTTGGCAGCATTGAATGACCCTGCTAAATACTGACTATCAAAAGTGAGTTTTGCGATGTCAACGGATTGTTGCACATAACCACCCATTAAAGACAAACATAAATTATTGTTGGGCGAAATTTCTTTGCTGTAATCTACGGCTAATGCAAAATCAGAAGTACTAAAAGCCCCTGCTTTATCATTCATAGCCGTTAAGCCAATATCAAATTTCCCATTTTGATTTTTTAAAATAATCGGATACATCGCAGTAAACGAAAAGGTTTTATAACCTTTTTCGATGGCTGACCATTGACTGCGATAATTTAATCCAAATTTAATATCTCTGCTGGTACCCATCATTGCAGGATTAATGCGTAACGGGTTTGCATACGATTGGGCAAAACGTGCATCTTGTGCAATCGATTTATTATTGATTAAAACCAATAAAATTGCTGAGAGTAGAATAAGTATTTTCTTCATGTTCTGTAGTTTAGATATCAGTAGTTTTTTTAGCGAATCAAATTGATCATGCCTTTTGAATCAATCACTTTACCATCAGACAGTGTTCCTCGTATTTGATAAATATATGCGCCTTCAGGTAGTTTGTCACCGTTTGATTGACGTGTTCCATCCCAACCGGTTAACATATCTTTTGTAAAAAAGATACGCTCTCCCCAGCGATTGTATACAGAAAATTCAAAGTCTGTTATTCCTTCTCCGCGAACATAAAATACGTCACTGATGCCATTGTCGTCAGGCGAAAAGGCCGTTGGTACCCAAAATGCAGGCTCTACAACGGTAATTTTTACAGCATCTGAAGTTTTGCATCCGTTTAAATCAGTAATCACAACCGTATAAGTGGTTGTAACATCTGGGCTTGCAATTGGATTATAGATTCCCGGATTGTTTAATGTAGCAGCCGGAGACCATACGTATGAGATTCCACCAGTAGCATTTAATTGTATTGCTTCTCCAACAGCGGTTGTGTCATCCATTCCTGCACTAACAATAGGAACGGCATTAACGGTAATGGTTACTTCATCTGTAACGGTTCCACATCCGTTTCCGGAAACAGTTAATGTATAAGTTGTGGTTGCAGTAGGAGTAGACATCGGATTGGAAATGGTTGAATCATTCAATGTCAAAGTAGGACTCCATGTATATATTTGCCCCACTATCGACCCTGTTCCTAATTGTGCGCTATCGTTTTTGCAAATTTCTAAATCGCTTCCTGCATTTGCCATTAAGGGCGAAAGCATGGTAATGGTTACCGTATCTTTATTTGAACAGCCTGTTGTGCTATTGGTTACTGTTAAAATATAATTGGTGGTAGTAGTAACCGGACTTGCAACGGGGTTGGAAATAGAGCCATTGCTCAACGAAGAGGAAGGTGTCCAACTGTATGTTAAACCTGCAAATGCTGTATCACCAAGAATGATTGATGTATTGAAACAAATGGTTGAATCAATCCCTGCATTTACAGCTGGTAATGTATCAATGTTTATTGTTTGCGTATTGGTGGTTGTGCAACCGTATTGATTAATAACCGTGAAGGTCACTGTTTTTGCTCCTCCATTGGAATAAATAATGCCAGTTGGGTTTTGAATGGAAGAGGTGTTCGGACTACCGCCTCCAAAGTCCCAGTTGTAGGTAACCCCAATACCGCTAGTTCCTGTGTTGCTAAAGTCTACACCCACACCCGGACAAACTGGATCTGTGGAAGAAAAGTTTGCAATAGGTTGTGGATTTACAGTAAGCACCATCGTTACTGTATCAGAACCTAAAGCTGTCGTTGCAATATGTGTAATCACTTTTGCTCCGGCAGTAGCATATAAGATTCCAGAAGGATTGTAGAGGTTAGAGGTGGCAGGTGCAGCACCTGTTCCAAAGTTCCACGAATGTGTAACCCCCGGAGTACCATACATCACGCTGTAAAAATTTTGTGTTTGGCCCATGCAGCTGGGAGTAGATATTGCAAATGAAGCATCGGCTGTTGCTGGAGGCAACGGAACGGTATATTGTAAGATGGTTCCATCAAGTCCAACAGCATACCCCAGATTTTCATCGTAAAAATCGGTTTTTGTTAGGCGAGAAGAACCTGGTAAAAGCTTGTCCACGTATTTCCGGCATCCACTGTACGCAAGATGATACCGGTATTTAAAGGAATATTGCCACCTACCATAAATCCATTATTAGCATCATAAAAATCCATTCCGGTTAAGTTATCAGTTGTACCGCTGGCAATAGTCCCCCAAGAGGTTCCGGAGCTGATGGTTTTTCGAATAACACCACCATCGCCACCAACAACAGCATCCGTTGCGGAGGTGAATTGTAAAATACCCAAATTTGCTGCAACACCACTTGTTAGGGTGCTCCATGTACTACCGGCTGTTGTTGTCTTTAATAGGACGCCACCATTTCCGGATGCATATCCGATTGAAGGCGTGGTGAAATAAATAGAGTTGATTTGCACCGAAGTAGGGGTGGTGGTGGTGGTCCAAGTCGCACCACCATTTGTTGTTTTTAAAATCAATCCACTTGCTCCGCTGATGTAGCCGTTGCTAGCATCCAAAAAGTAAACAAATCGCAAAGCGAGAGATGTTCCCGTTGTCATTGCACTCCAGGTGGTTCCACCATTTGTTGTTTTGAGTGCTGTTCCGTTATCACCTACCACAAAGCCGGTTAATACATCTAAAAACTGAATAGAATGGAGGTTTTGACCAGTTCCACTGGAAAGTGGCAGCCAAGAAACACCGGCATTGGTTGTTTTTCGAATAGTACCTGTGGCACCACATACAAAACATAAGGATGAGCTGGGGGCAGAAACACCAAGTAAAGTGGTGGTGGTTCCGCTGGTCAGGGGCGCCCATGTACCTTGAGCCAAACTGGTACAGATGGAACCCAAAGTAAGCGTTAAGATTAGTAGGGTAGAACGTATTTTCATAGTTTTAGTATTATCGTTTTCAAATATACTTATTGGAATCCAATAAGTCAACTGTTTCACGTACAAAACTCCTTATGGTTGCTGATAAATCGGATTTTCTCGATATGAGCTGTGTTTGTTTGGAAATCAATCTTTTATATTAAAACGTGAAGCTGTTAGAAGGATAAGGTTTTAAGCGACAAATGCTTAACAAATTTTAACACTGCAATTACTAAATTTTAAACCTTCTTTTTTTTTGATACATCGCATAAATAACTACATTTGTTACCCTAAATAAAAAAACCGTTAAAACTATGAATATGAGTGTTTTTTCAAGAACGTTGATGTTGCCGTTGGCACTGATTACAATGAATGCTGTTGCACAAAATAAGAAGCCTGCAGGGAAACCTGAGCCGACTCCTGTTGTTGCAAAAAGTGAACCTGTTTTAATGACAATAGGTACAACCAAAGTAACAGTTTCTGAATTCGAAAGCGTATTCCATAAGAATAACAGTAAAGAAGGCGTTGCAGATGCTAAATCACTTAATGATTATGTGGATTTATTTGTCAATTTTAAATTGAAAGTGAAGGAAGCGGAAGATTTGGGGTTGGACACTGCAAAATCATTTAAAGAAGAATTAGCAGGATATCGCAAGCAATTGGCGCAACCCTATTTAACAGATAAAGACGTAAACGAAAAATTACTAAGAGAAACTTACGAACGTATGCAAGAAGATGTGCATGCATCGCATATTCTTGTAAAAGTGAACGAAAGTGCATTGCCAAAAGATACTTTGGAAGCCTACAATAAAATTATGAAAATTCGTGCCCGTATCTTAAAAGGCGAAGATTTTAATAAAGTGGCTGCTGAAAAAGGAATCTCGGATGATCCTTCAGCAAAGGATAATGGTGGTGATTTAGGTTACTTCACTTCTTTGCAAATGGTATATCCTTTTGAAACGGCTGCCTATAAAACAAAAGTTGGTGATATATCAATGCCTGTTCGCACACGTTACGGTTATCACATCATCAAGGTAACAGAAAGAAGAAAAGCGCAAGGAGAGGTATTGGCTGCGCACATCATGGTGAAAACAACACCGAACATGAATAAAGAAGACTCGTTAAATGCGTACACAAAAATTACCGAAATCTATAATAAGTTAAAAGCGGGTTCAAAGTTCGAAGAATTGGCAACAGAATTTTCGGATGATAAATCAACCGCTAAAAAAGGTGGAGAATTGCCTTGGTTTGGAACTGGAAAAATGCCATTAGAGTTTGAGAAAACTGCTTTCGGAATTGCAAATAAGGGGGAGTTTAGTGCTCCAATGCGCACTAAATACGGATGGCATATCGTAAAACAATTAGATAAAAGAGGTTTAGCTTCTTTTGACGATATGAAAAATGATTTGAAAGCGAAAGTAACCAAAGACTCTCGTTCACAAGTTGGTCGTGCGTCTTTAATAGCAAAAGTAAAAGCTGAATACAAATTCAAAGAAACTCCAAAAATGGCAGATGAGTTTGTAAAAGTAGTAGATACAACTTTCTTTGAAGGAAAGTGGGATGCAGCTAAGGCTATCGCGTTAAAGAAACCAATGTTTAATTTTAATGATAAAGTTTACACACAAGTTGATTTTGCAAATTACATTTCTTCGCACCAAAGCAAACGTGCTAAGACAGATATTTCTGTTGTAATTAATCAGTTGTATAAACAGTTTGTTGAAGAGTCGGCTGTTGCTTATGAAGAAGCTCGTTTGGATCAAAAATATCCGGAGTTTAAAGCATTGATGCAAGAGTACCGCGATGGTATTTTATTGTTTGAATTAACGGATCAAAAAGTATGGAGCAAAGCAGTAAAAGATACTGTTGGTTCAAAAGCATTTTACGAAAAGAATAAGACCAATTACATGTGGGATGAGCGTGCTGAAGCAACTGTTTATAGTTGTACGGATGATAAAATAGCGGCAAAAGTAAGAGGGTTGATGAAAAAGAAGAAAACAGAAAAGGAAATTATAGCAGCCATCAACAAAGATTCTCAATTGAACCTTCAAACCGAAACACGTGTTTTCAATAAAGGAGAAAATGAATTCGTGGATAAAAACTGGAACCCAGGAACATCTGCTGACATGAAATCTGAAAAAGATAAAAAAACAGTTATTGTTGTTACCTCTAAATTGTTGAAGCCGGAGCCTAAATCGTATAACGATTCAAAAGGAATGGTAACTGCAGATTATCAAAATTATTTAGAAAAAGAATGGATTGCTTCTTTAAAAGCAAAATATCCTGTATCGATTGATAAGGCCGTTCTTTCTACAATTAAGTAATTAAAAAAACAGCATTTAAAAGTTTATGGTGTTAAAAGCGCCATAAACTTTTTTATTTATCAGAAAGGCACGATCCACCTTTGGATTTCATTTCCACAATGGTCGAGCCGTTTGAAACCAATACGATTAATTATAAAAGTGATACAACGCCTTACATATTTTCTAATGCTCTCCCTTCTGTTTGCATGTGATCGTTCACCCAAACAGGAGCAGAACAGAGTAGCCGTTGCCCGCGCCAATGAGGATTATTTGTATTTGGACGAAATTCAAGACATTGTTCCTTCTGGAACTCCTGCCAAAGACAGCACCGAACTTATCACGAAATACATTGATAACTGGATTCGTGAAACCTTGGTTACTCAAAAAGCAGAAAGCAATTTGGGAGATGAACAGAAAAATGTGGAAAAACAACTTCGTAACTACCGCAATTCACTAATTACTTACACCTACGAAAAAGAATTGGTAAAGCAAAAGTTGGATACCATCGTTTCTGATTCAGAAATAGAAGAATATTACAATAATAATCAAGCTGATTTTGAGTTAAAGGATAACATTATTAAAGTGGTATATGTAAAAGTGGATAAAAAAGCGCCAGGAATTGATAAATTAAAACGAATGTACAAATCAGATGTCGCTAGCGATCGGGAGCAATTAGCCAGTTATTGTCATCAATTTGCCAGTAACTTTTACCTGGATGATTCGTCATGGTTATTGTTTGACGATTTGTTAAAAGAAATTCCTATTCAAACCTATAATAAAGAGTTATTTTTACAAAACAATCGCTTTGTGGAAGTAAGTGATTCCTTGAATCATTACTTTGTAAATATAAAAGGGTTTAAAATCAGAAATAGTTTATCTCCTCTTGGATTTGAAAAGGAGAACATTAAAAATATTATATTAAACAAACGGAAGTTGCAGTTGATTAACAAGATGATTGAAGATGTTTACAACGATGCTGCCAACACCAATAAAATAGAAATCTATTCGAATGATAAACTCAAGAATTAAATTATTGCTTGCAGGATGCTTTTTACTATGCATGTTGGGCGTAAATGCGCAAGAAAAAGTAATTGACCGTATTGTTGCAGTGGTTGGAAATAACTACATTCTTCAATCTGATTTAGAGACACAATACCAGCAATTGATAGCTGCTCAAGAGCCAGTTGATGAAAACACACGTTGCAAAATTATGGAGGAGTTGCTTTATCAGAAACTGTTACTTGCTCAAGCACAAAAAGATAGTTTGGATGTGTCCGAAGGGCAAGTTGAGCAAGAATTGGAGCGTAGAATGCGCTATTATATTCAGCAATTCGGTTCTGAAGAAAAATTTGTTGCTTTTTATGGCAAATCGGTTGAAGATTACAAAATTGAATTAAAAGACGATGTGCGTGAATTGTTGTTGGAACAACAAATGCAAAGCAAAATTACCGAAGGTTTGTCGGTTACCCCAAATGAAGTAAAAGAATATTTTAAATCTATTCCGGAAGATTCTATCCCATTTATAAATGCTGAAATTGAAGTTGGACAGATTGTGAAGAAACCTTCTATTGCTCCGGAAGCAAAAAAAGCAGCGAAAGATAAAATCGAAGGATTACGTCAACGTGTAATAAAAGGAGAAGCAACTTTTGCTGCGATGGCTGCATTGTATTCGATGGATCCGGGCTCAGCAAGTAAAGGTGGTGTTTATGAAGGATTCAACGCGGGCAGTTTGTGCCGGAGTGGGATGCTTGGGCTTTTAAACTTAAGCCCAACGAAATATCGGAAGTGTTTGAAACCGTTTACGGATTCTTTTTTATTCAACTAATTGAACGAAGAGGTGAAGCGGTAGATGCCCGAAGTTTATTGATTGCCCCCGCGGTAGATGCAAATGATTTATATCGTGCAAAGCTTTCTTTGGATACCACCTATACCCGTTTGTTGGCGGATACTGCTACGTTTGCAGATATGGCTGCTCGCTATTCTGATGATGAAGAAAGTAAAAATAGTGGTGGATTAATCATTAACCCTTATACCGGTTCAACACGTTTTCAAATGGATGAATTAGGACAATATGAGCAAACCATCGCTTTTTCAGTAGATAATTTGAAAATTGGTGAATTTACGAAACCGATGGCAAGTACCACCAGTGACGGAAAGCAGGCATATCGTATTTTGTATGTAAAAAATAGAACCTTGCCTCACAAAGCCAATTTGGTAGACGATTATCAAAGTATTCAGAATGCTACTTTGTCGAAAAAACAACAAGCAGCTATTCAAGCCTGGATAAAGAAAAAATCAGCGAGCACGTATGTGCATTTAGCAGATGATTTCAAAAATTGTACATTTAATAATAAATGGATTAACTAAATTAATTTTTGAATGTGTGAATTTTAGATTTTTAGTTCTAAAATTCAAAAAATCAATAACTCAAAAAATGTATAAATCAGACGTAGAAGCCGTAGATGCATTTGTAGTAAAATACAAAACACTCAATGCTGAAATCAGTAAGGTTATTATTGGTCAAGATGAAGTAGTAAAGGATGTGCTTATTTCTATTTTTAGTAAAGGACATTGCTTGTTGATTGGTGTTCCAGGTTTAGCAAAAACATTATTGGTAAATACCATTGCAGATGTATTGGGATTAACTTATAACCGTATTCAATTCACCCCCGACTTGATGCCTTCTGATATTATTGGTTCTGAAATTTTGGGTGAAGACCGCAATTTTAAGTTCATTAAAGGGCCTATGTTTGCAAATATTGTATTGGCTGATGAGATTAACCGTACTCCTCCCAAAACACAAGCAGCACTCTTGGAAGCAATGCAGGAAAGAAGTATTACTACCGGTGGTAAACGTTATGAATTGGGAAATCCATTTTTTGTGTTGGCAACCCAAAATCCGATTGAGCAAGAAGGAACATATCCATTACCTGAAGCACAGCTCGATCGTTTTATGTTTAATGTATGGTTGGATTAT is part of the Bacteroidota bacterium genome and encodes:
- a CDS encoding PorP/SprF family type IX secretion system membrane protein, producing MKKILILLSAILLVLINNKSIAQDARFAQSYANPLRINPAMMGTSRDIKFGLNYRSQWSAIEKGYKTFSFTAMYPIILKNQNGKFDIGLTAMNDKAGAFSTSDFALAVDYSKEISPNNNLCLSLMGGYVQQSVDIAKLTFDSQYLAGSFNAANPTNESSVNSSVTHPDLGFGFLWFFNPNRSESKVNAYLGLSGYHLNQPNQSLVGGQGRLPMRFSYQAGLKIFGQNKVDLSPAVRVNNQNGNIEPAAGLYINYHFNEQFDFVIGGWYRVHDANAIVIGFEHANFTFGYSYDMINSGLNDAKNSVKAHELTLSIKISRGPKGKINTDEIEKEILKDTKVYSNPIMSF
- a CDS encoding peptidyl-prolyl cis-trans isomerase, translated to MLSLLFACDRSPKQEQNRVAVARANEDYLYLDEIQDIVPSGTPAKDSTELITKYIDNWIRETLVTQKAESNLGDEQKNVEKQLRNYRNSLITYTYEKELVKQKLDTIVSDSEIEEYYNNNQADFELKDNIIKVVYVKVDKKAPGIDKLKRMYKSDVASDREQLASYCHQFASNFYLDDSSWLLFDDLLKEIPIQTYNKELFLQNNRFVEVSDSLNHYFVNIKGFKIRNSLSPLGFEKENIKNIILNKRKLQLINKMIEDVYNDAANTNKIEIYSNDKLKN
- a CDS encoding peptidylprolyl isomerase, which encodes MSVFSRTLMLPLALITMNAVAQNKKPAGKPEPTPVVAKSEPVLMTIGTTKVTVSEFESVFHKNNSKEGVADAKSLNDYVDLFVNFKLKVKEAEDLGLDTAKSFKEELAGYRKQLAQPYLTDKDVNEKLLRETYERMQEDVHASHILVKVNESALPKDTLEAYNKIMKIRARILKGEDFNKVAAEKGISDDPSAKDNGGDLGYFTSLQMVYPFETAAYKTKVGDISMPVRTRYGYHIIKVTERRKAQGEVLAAHIMVKTTPNMNKEDSLNAYTKITEIYNKLKAGSKFEELATEFSDDKSTAKKGGELPWFGTGKMPLEFEKTAFGIANKGEFSAPMRTKYGWHIVKQLDKRGLASFDDMKNDLKAKVTKDSRSQVGRASLIAKVKAEYKFKETPKMADEFVKVVDTTFFEGKWDAAKAIALKKPMFNFNDKVYTQVDFANYISSHQSKRAKTDISVVINQLYKQFVEESAVAYEEARLDQKYPEFKALMQEYRDGILLFELTDQKVWSKAVKDTVGSKAFYEKNKTNYMWDERAEATVYSCTDDKIAAKVRGLMKKKKTEKEIIAAINKDSQLNLQTETRVFNKGENEFVDKNWNPGTSADMKSEKDKKTVIVVTSKLLKPEPKSYNDSKGMVTADYQNYLEKEWIASLKAKYPVSIDKAVLSTIK
- a CDS encoding AAA family ATPase, producing MYKSDVEAVDAFVVKYKTLNAEISKVIIGQDEVVKDVLISIFSKGHCLLIGVPGLAKTLLVNTIADVLGLTYNRIQFTPDLMPSDIIGSEILGEDRNFKFIKGPMFANIVLADEINRTPPKTQAALLEAMQERSITTGGKRYELGNPFFVLATQNPIEQEGTYPLPEAQLDRFMFNVWLDYPKLEDEFQVVKSTTSNLKVELKKVLSAEEIIYFQELVRRIPVADNVLEYAVKLASKTRPNTEHAAEVSNKYLSWGAGPRASQFLVIGAKCHSLIKGKYSPDIEDVKAVAAAILRHRIVRNYKAEAEGVSVDKIIEELMK
- a CDS encoding peptidylprolyl isomerase, coding for MFETVYGFFFIQLIERRGEAVDARSLLIAPAVDANDLYRAKLSLDTTYTRLLADTATFADMAARYSDDEESKNSGGLIINPYTGSTRFQMDELGQYEQTIAFSVDNLKIGEFTKPMASTTSDGKQAYRILYVKNRTLPHKANLVDDYQSIQNATLSKKQQAAIQAWIKKKSASTYVHLADDFKNCTFNNKWIN
- a CDS encoding SurA N-terminal domain-containing protein, giving the protein MINSRIKLLLAGCFLLCMLGVNAQEKVIDRIVAVVGNNYILQSDLETQYQQLIAAQEPVDENTRCKIMEELLYQKLLLAQAQKDSLDVSEGQVEQELERRMRYYIQQFGSEEKFVAFYGKSVEDYKIELKDDVRELLLEQQMQSKITEGLSVTPNEVKEYFKSIPEDSIPFINAEIEVGQIVKKPSIAPEAKKAAKDKIEGLRQRVIKGEATFAAMAALYSMDPGSASKGGVYEGFNAGSLCRSGMLGLLNLSPTKYRKCLKPFTDSFLFN
- a CDS encoding gliding motility-associated C-terminal domain-containing protein, whose protein sequence is MDKLLPGSSRLTKTDFYDENLGYAVGLDGTILQYTVPLPPATADASFAISTPSCMGQTQNFYSVMYGTPGVTHSWNFGTGAAPATSNLYNPSGILYATAGAKVITHIATTALGSDTVTMVLTVNPQPIANFSSTDPVCPGVGVDFSNTGTSGIGVTYNWDFGGGSPNTSSIQNPTGIIYSNGGAKTVTFTVINQYGCTTTNTQTINIDTLPAVNAGIDSTICFNTSIILGDTAFAGLTYSWTPSSSLSNGSISNPVASPVTTTTNYILTVTNSTTGCSNKDTVTITMLSPLMANAGSDLEICKNDSAQLGTGSIVGQIYTWSPTLTLNDSTISNPMSTPTATTTYTLTVSGNGCGTVTDEVTITVNAVPIVSAGMDDTTAVGEAIQLNATGGISYVWSPAATLNNPGIYNPIASPDVTTTYTVVITDLNGCKTSDAVKITVVEPAFWVPTAFSPDDNGISDVFYVRGEGITDFEFSVYNRWGERIFFTKDMLTGWDGTRQSNGDKLPEGAYIYQIRGTLSDGKVIDSKGMINLIR
- the guaB gene encoding IMP dehydrogenase, which gives rise to MPLDSSKFVGEGLTYDDVLLVPAYSEVLPREVNTASFFTKKIKLNTPIVSAAMDTVTEYQLAIAIAQEGGIGVLHKNMSIADQADQVRKVKRSESGMIMDPVTLLETATVKDALNLMRENKIGGIPVVNDKRDLIGIVTNRDLRFEKNHKRPVKEVMTSKNMVVAKVGTDLKKAEQILQHHKIEKLPVVDKNGKLVGLITYRDIIKVKVHPNANKDSLGRLRVAAAIGVTADAVERVDALVKSGVDAVVLDTAHGHSKGVVDSLKKIKKAFPALQVVVGNVATAEAALALVAAGADAVKVGIGPGSICTTRIIAGVGVPQLTAVMEVAKALKGKGVPLIADGGIRFTGDIVKALAAGASCVMMGSMFAGVEESPGETIIFEGRKFKSYRGMGSIEAMQMGSKDRYFQDAEDDIKKLVPEGISGRVPVKGSLAEVVYQFVGGLRAGMGYCGAKTITELQKAKFIRITNSGIRESHPHGVSITREAPNYSR